One stretch of Planctomycetota bacterium DNA includes these proteins:
- a CDS encoding serine/threonine-protein phosphatase, translating to MDKKPVNWQTFIEYAELTDQGLRRTNNQDSHGSVISSSESMWQRRGHLFMVADGMGAHAAGELASKIAVDTVRLSYFKLPDASAPVALKKSIEEANSNIHTRGESNPDFRGMGTTSSVLALLPQGALVGHVGDSRAYRLRGNRIEQLSADHSLVWEMMAANRLSERDLPNYIPKNVITRSLGPNENVQVDLEGFFPLVEGDTFLLCSDGLSGQVEDEELGVILQALRPADAVRVLVELANLRGGPDNITVIVVKVVGAPLVSSSAASNSDSGAPKSPGSAVTKVLWAVCALAILGAMGFGVAGLVMFAGALGLLGGAMGLFALVWRSQVAADQAPVANTGGMLGRGPHRSLVCDPTLELLKRWNQLIEPVCQTARNQQWEIDWEKFEGLKRRAQTAAEQQQYLVAAREFCFAIIALMGEVRSQRYRRGSGSAG from the coding sequence ATGGATAAAAAACCGGTAAACTGGCAGACCTTCATCGAGTACGCCGAACTCACCGACCAAGGGCTGCGTCGCACCAACAATCAGGACTCGCACGGCTCGGTCATCAGCAGCAGCGAGTCAATGTGGCAGCGGCGCGGCCATCTGTTCATGGTGGCCGACGGCATGGGGGCTCACGCCGCCGGCGAGTTGGCCAGCAAGATCGCCGTCGACACCGTGCGACTCAGCTACTTCAAGCTTCCCGACGCTTCGGCGCCCGTCGCGCTCAAAAAGTCGATCGAGGAAGCGAACTCCAACATTCACACCCGTGGCGAGTCGAATCCCGACTTCCGTGGCATGGGGACGACGTCGTCGGTGCTGGCCCTGCTGCCCCAGGGGGCGCTGGTCGGGCACGTCGGCGACAGTCGCGCGTATCGGTTGCGCGGCAATCGGATCGAGCAGCTCTCGGCGGACCACAGCCTGGTTTGGGAGATGATGGCGGCCAACCGGCTTAGCGAGCGGGATTTGCCGAACTATATTCCCAAGAACGTGATCACGCGTTCGCTCGGCCCCAACGAAAACGTGCAAGTCGACCTGGAAGGTTTTTTCCCGCTGGTCGAAGGGGACACCTTCCTGCTCTGCAGCGATGGGCTCAGCGGTCAGGTGGAAGACGAAGAGTTGGGCGTCATTTTGCAGGCGCTGCGACCGGCCGACGCGGTGCGCGTGCTGGTCGAGTTGGCCAATCTGCGCGGCGGGCCGGACAATATTACCGTGATCGTCGTCAAGGTGGTGGGTGCCCCGCTGGTATCGTCGTCCGCGGCGAGCAACAGTGACTCGGGTGCGCCAAAGTCACCTGGATCGGCGGTGACCAAAGTGCTGTGGGCGGTTTGCGCGCTGGCGATCTTGGGGGCGATGGGCTTCGGAGTGGCTGGGCTGGTGATGTTTGCCGGGGCTTTGGGGTTGCTGGGGGGCGCGATGGGGTTGTTCGCCCTGGTCTGGCGCTCGCAAGTCGCCGCCGATCAGGCGCCGGTCGCGAACACCGGCGGCATGCTGGGACGCGGGCCGCATCGGTCGCTGGTTTGCGATCCGACTTTGGAACTGTTGAAGCGCTGGAACCAGTTGATCGAGCCGGTCTGCCAGACCGCCCGCAATCAGCAATGGGAAATCGACTGGGAAAAGTTCGAGGGCTTGAAGCGACGGGCGCAAACGGCCGCCGAGCAGCAGCAATATCTGGTCGCGGCGCGTGAGTTTTGTTTCGCGATCATCGCGCTGATGGGCGAAGTCCGCTCGCAGCGCTATCGCCGCGGCAGCGGCTCGGCGGGCTAG
- a CDS encoding PEGA domain-containing protein — MRLAVLGCALALLCAGSTGCVQRRLTVRSNPPGALVYIGNDEIGTTPVSTDYIYYGQRKIKLVKDGYETLSVTQWIPPPWYQIFPLDFFAENVIPYEIRDERALDFQLQPQTIVPNEQLLTRAENLRQGSKTEGYVPPPRVEQPSGISAPTAPILTPRFSKRDEQETVAR; from the coding sequence TTGCGCCTTGCCGTGCTGGGCTGCGCGCTGGCGCTGCTATGCGCCGGGTCGACCGGTTGCGTACAGCGCCGCCTGACCGTGCGCAGCAACCCGCCCGGCGCCTTGGTCTATATCGGCAACGACGAAATCGGCACGACCCCGGTTTCAACCGACTACATCTATTACGGCCAGCGGAAGATCAAGCTGGTCAAGGACGGCTACGAGACTCTCTCGGTCACCCAGTGGATTCCGCCCCCCTGGTACCAGATCTTTCCACTCGACTTCTTTGCCGAGAACGTCATCCCGTACGAGATTCGGGATGAACGGGCGCTCGACTTTCAATTGCAGCCCCAGACGATTGTCCCCAACGAGCAACTGCTGACCCGGGCCGAGAACCTGCGCCAGGGGAGCAAGACCGAAGGCTACGTGCCGCCGCCGCGCGTCGAACAACCCAGCGGCATCAGCGCGCCAACCGCGCCGATCCTCACACCGCGGTTCAGCAAACGAGACGAACAGGAAACAGTCGCTCGCTAA
- a CDS encoding MCE family protein produces the protein MNERIVQFRVGVTMVAAAMIAVILVLLFDGFPDVFKKSDKTFYVAFDQAPGISEGTPVRRSGILIGRVSKVDFAEDLGLQPQDNARVIVTLSVYSNRVLRKNETPQIGKSILGGDSVIEFMLDVNKEDGNLVPEGNTILGKTIKDPFDTIGNIEQNLSIAIGSIAHTANEIGLLARRVNDLLANNDEQMIRIVGKAEATLDQLQIAVGGANELMNDPQMRENIRRTAADLPKALNEFHTSLAEMRGVFQSANRNIENLEGLTKPLGERGAELIDNLSRASARLDTTLNDVSAFAKQLNSREGTLGQLLNDDQLYQKLNTAVGSLSDISRELRPILHDTRVFTDKISRHPESLGVRGAIFPKPGVK, from the coding sequence ATGAACGAACGCATTGTTCAATTCCGTGTCGGTGTCACCATGGTCGCGGCGGCGATGATTGCCGTGATCTTGGTGTTGCTGTTCGACGGGTTTCCCGACGTCTTCAAGAAGAGCGACAAGACATTCTATGTCGCCTTCGACCAGGCGCCGGGCATCTCGGAAGGGACTCCCGTGCGCCGCAGCGGCATTCTGATTGGCCGGGTGTCGAAGGTTGACTTTGCCGAAGACTTGGGCTTGCAGCCCCAGGACAACGCGCGTGTGATTGTGACCCTGTCCGTGTATTCAAACCGCGTGCTCCGCAAGAACGAGACGCCGCAAATCGGCAAGTCGATCCTCGGTGGCGATTCGGTGATCGAGTTCATGCTGGATGTCAACAAGGAAGACGGCAACCTGGTCCCCGAGGGGAACACGATCCTGGGGAAGACGATCAAGGATCCCTTCGACACCATTGGCAACATCGAGCAGAACTTGTCGATCGCTATCGGCTCGATCGCCCACACGGCGAACGAAATCGGCCTGTTGGCGCGGCGGGTGAACGATCTGTTGGCCAACAACGACGAGCAGATGATTCGCATCGTCGGCAAGGCCGAAGCCACGCTCGACCAACTCCAAATAGCCGTCGGCGGCGCCAACGAGTTGATGAACGACCCGCAAATGCGTGAAAACATCCGCCGCACCGCGGCCGATTTGCCCAAGGCGCTCAACGAGTTTCACACCTCGCTGGCCGAGATGCGCGGCGTCTTTCAATCGGCCAACCGCAATATCGAGAACCTGGAAGGCTTGACCAAGCCCCTGGGCGAACGGGGCGCCGAACTGATCGACAATCTGAGCCGGGCCTCGGCGCGGCTCGATACCACGCTGAACGACGTCAGCGCCTTTGCCAAACAGTTGAATTCCCGCGAGGGGACATTGGGACAGTTGCTGAACGACGACCAGCTTTATCAGAAGCTGAACACGGCGGTGGGGAGTCTGAGCGACATCTCGCGGGAGTTGCGTCCCATTCTGCACGACACGCGGGTCTTCACCGACAAGATTTCGCGGCATCCCGAGTCGCTGGGCGTGCGCGGCGCGATCTTCCCGAAGCCGGGGGTTAAGTAA
- a CDS encoding ATP-binding cassette domain-containing protein, whose translation MVDREQQSDEREGAERPILELRDLHVQFENYRVLRNINLQIPRGQTLAVIGESGCGKTVLLKTLIGLIRPTSGQMLFDGQDLATLNDQQLAEQRLRYGFVFQQAALFDSMTVEQNVSFPVRQHRHKRPEDVRSDVIRRLAQVGLPETAAAKKPAELSGGMRKRVGLARALALSPEVVLYDEPTTGLDPIMSDVINELMIRTRQNEPVTSVVVTHDMHTAVKVPDRVVMLYPLARLGRDEPQVIFDGPPEELERTKDKRVRQFVRGEAGERLMELQDAGN comes from the coding sequence ATGGTAGACCGCGAACAGCAATCCGATGAACGCGAGGGGGCCGAGCGGCCGATTCTCGAACTGCGCGATCTGCATGTGCAGTTCGAGAACTATCGCGTGCTACGCAACATCAATCTGCAGATCCCGCGCGGCCAGACGCTGGCCGTGATCGGCGAGAGCGGTTGCGGCAAGACGGTGTTGCTCAAGACGCTGATCGGGCTGATTCGGCCGACGTCGGGTCAGATGTTGTTCGACGGCCAGGACTTGGCCACGTTGAATGACCAGCAACTGGCCGAGCAGCGGTTGCGCTACGGCTTTGTGTTTCAACAGGCGGCCCTGTTCGACAGCATGACCGTCGAGCAGAACGTCTCGTTCCCGGTGCGTCAGCATCGCCACAAGCGTCCCGAGGACGTCCGCAGTGACGTGATTCGCCGGCTGGCCCAGGTGGGGCTGCCCGAGACGGCGGCCGCCAAGAAGCCCGCCGAACTATCGGGCGGTATGCGGAAACGAGTCGGGCTGGCTCGGGCCTTGGCGCTGAGCCCCGAGGTGGTGTTGTACGACGAGCCGACGACCGGGCTCGACCCGATCATGAGCGACGTGATTAACGAATTGATGATCCGCACCCGGCAGAACGAGCCGGTGACCAGCGTCGTGGTGACCCACGACATGCACACCGCGGTCAAGGTGCCCGACCGGGTGGTGATGCTGTACCCGCTGGCGCGGCTAGGACGCGACGAGCCGCAAGTGATCTTCGATGGGCCGCCCGAGGAGTTGGAACGAACCAAGGATAAGCGAGTGCGGCAGTTCGTCCGCGGCGAAGCCGGGGAACGACTGATGGAGTTGCAGGACGCGGGTAACTAA
- a CDS encoding ABC transporter permease, whose translation MATGSRENPQPQPGRAARGLGAVADWVANLGAVVMQWITSIGEVALFAFGTVRWAVTRFPYRETVMPNFYQIGVLSLPVVALTGTFIGMILAVQSYSQFRLLHIETRLGGVINISLVRELGPVLAATMLAGRVGSAMAAELGTMRVTEQIDALSAMGVSPLHYLVVPRLLGCLVLIPALTIMADFMGVVGGGFYATVLLGIDAHHYWENSQRVVSSFDLFGGVFKSLFFGAAIAMISCHRGFHCDPGAEGVGRAATSAFVTSFVLILILNLQLDILLDNLYMFLWPSGVSFL comes from the coding sequence ATGGCCACTGGATCGAGGGAAAACCCGCAGCCACAGCCGGGTCGCGCCGCGCGCGGACTGGGCGCCGTGGCCGACTGGGTCGCCAATCTGGGGGCGGTGGTCATGCAGTGGATCACCTCGATCGGCGAGGTGGCGCTGTTCGCCTTTGGCACGGTTCGCTGGGCGGTGACGCGATTTCCTTATCGCGAGACCGTGATGCCGAACTTCTACCAGATCGGCGTCCTCAGCCTGCCGGTGGTCGCCCTGACCGGGACGTTCATCGGCATGATCCTGGCCGTGCAGAGCTATTCGCAGTTCCGCTTGTTGCACATCGAAACCCGACTGGGTGGCGTGATCAATATTTCACTGGTCCGCGAGTTGGGACCGGTGCTGGCCGCGACGATGCTCGCCGGCCGCGTCGGCAGCGCCATGGCGGCCGAGTTGGGGACCATGCGCGTGACCGAGCAGATCGACGCCTTGTCGGCTATGGGGGTCAGCCCGTTGCACTACCTGGTGGTGCCGCGATTACTGGGGTGTCTGGTGCTGATTCCGGCCTTGACGATCATGGCCGACTTCATGGGCGTGGTCGGCGGCGGGTTCTATGCGACGGTGCTGCTGGGGATCGATGCGCACCACTATTGGGAAAACTCACAGCGAGTCGTCAGCTCGTTTGACTTGTTCGGCGGCGTATTCAAGAGCCTGTTCTTCGGCGCGGCCATTGCCATGATTAGCTGCCACCGCGGGTTTCACTGCGACCCGGGGGCCGAAGGGGTGGGCCGCGCCGCGACAAGCGCCTTTGTGACGTCGTTCGTGTTGATTCTGATCCTGAATCTGCAACTCGATATCCTGCTCGATAACTTGTACATGTTTCTCTGGCCGTCGGGTGTGTCGTTCCTGTAG